Part of the Methylomonas rapida genome is shown below.
GAGTTCCGCTATGAAGCCGTTCCGCGTCGGCTGCTGCTGATGCAAGCCACGTTTCTGTCGTCATTGCCGGAGGGGCATAGACAATTCGTCAAAATCCAAGACGCCAATGGCGACACGGTCCTGGAGCAGGTGTTGACTCGGGCCAGTGACCTGGTTCGACTCGAACTGGCGGCTTCGCATGGCGGGCATGAGCGCAAGCTGTCTTCTTGGCAAGAGGTCTCTGGCGACTTTTTTCGGCTGGGCATCGAGCACATCGTCACCGGTTACGATCATTTGCTGTTTTTGTTCGCGTTGCTGGCGGTCACTCACGGTTTCTGGCCGGCGCTCAAGATCATCACCGCTTTTACCCTGGCGCATTCATGTACCTTGGCTTTGGCCGCGCTCGGTTGGGTTTCGCTGCCGGCCAGTTTCGTCGAGCCCTTCATCGCCGCGACCATCGTTTATGTGGCCGTCGAAAACTTGATCCGCGGCGACCGCGCCGGAGGTCGGTATTGGTTGACGTTTGGGTTCGGGTTGATTCACGGTTTTGGTTTTGCCGGTGCGTTGGGGGAAATGGATATATCCAGCGGCGATAGCGGAATATTGTTACCACTGCTGGCGTTTAATCTGGGGATTGAAACCGGACAAATCGCCGTTGCGGCTATCGTGTTGCCAATGATCTGGCGCTTGCATGGCAAGCCTGGGTTCTCCGAGAAGTTTCTGAAAGGCTGCTCGGCAATGATTTGTTTGGTGGGTTCCTACTGGTTTTTGGCGCGC
Proteins encoded:
- a CDS encoding HupE/UreJ family protein yields the protein MLVQATFALQDVEALVPMDSDLDAEVSEVERESAKPAIADWLSKQLLINVDGQNRVPATAGSVTYDERNNVHVEFRYEAVPRRLLLMQATFLSSLPEGHRQFVKIQDANGDTVLEQVLTRASDLVRLELAASHGGHERKLSSWQEVSGDFFRLGIEHIVTGYDHLLFLFALLAVTHGFWPALKIITAFTLAHSCTLALAALGWVSLPASFVEPFIAATIVYVAVENLIRGDRAGGRYWLTFGFGLIHGFGFAGALGEMDISSGDSGILLPLLAFNLGIETGQIAVAAIVLPMIWRLHGKPGFSEKFLKGCSAMICLVGSYWFLARTVF